In Francisella orientalis FNO12, the sequence GTTTTATACGTATTGCGATCCCTTTCCTTGTGCGTCTCCCGAAATAGTCATACTAAATACCGATTTAGCTCAAACCATAGGGCTGAATTTTTCTCATATGAGCCCTTATGAATTGGAGCTGCTCTTCTCAGGCAATCAGATGCCAGGTAGCACCAAGACCTTTGCACAGGCTTATGCAGAGCATCAGTTTGGTCATTTTACTCATTTAGGTGATGGTCGTGCTTTGATGTGGGGTAAGCATATTACACAACAAGGAGAAAGAGTTGACATACAGTTTAAAGGGTCGGGGCAAACACCTTATTCCCGTCGTGGTGACGGAAAAGCAGCTCTTGGACCTATGCTGCGTGAATATATTGTATCGGAGGCTATATATTATTTTGGCATCCCTACTTCGCGTAGTTTGGCTGTTGTTGCTACAGGTAATCCCGTTATGCGTGAAACTTTATTGCCTGGTGCTGTTTTAACCCGTATTGCCTCATCCCACATTCGAGTGGGGACATTTGAATTTGCGGCTGCTCAAGGGGACATAAATTTTGTACAAGTCCTTTTAGATTGTACCATTAAACGTCACTATCCCTTTTTAGCTGAGGACAAAGATAAAGCCTTAAGATTCCTAGAGATTGTCATAGAAAAACAAATCAATTTGATTGTTGGATGGATGCGTGTCGGCTTTATACACGGTGTGATGAATACTGATAATATGATTGTATCGGGCGAAACGATTGATTACGGTCCGTGTGCTTTTATGGACACCTATCATCCTCATACTGTTTTTAGTTCCATTTATCATTCGGGGCGTTATGCTTATGGAAATCAACCTCAAATTGCACAGTGGAATATTACAAAATTAGCTATAACTTTATTACCCTTTATTCATCATAATCACTATACAGCCAAAGATATGATAGGAGAAGTGATGAGTCGATTTGCAGATGTTTATCAACAAAAGTGGCTCAAATGATGCGTGCTAAGATCGGGTTACATCAAAATCACGAAAAAGATGAACAGCTTATCTCAGACTTATTGACATGGATGGAGAAAAATCATGCAGATTATACCAACACGTTTCTTGATTTAATGGAAGAGAAAAAACCTTAAGGAAAAATATATGCACAAAGATCATTTGAGGATTGGTATATGCGATGGCAAGAAAGACGGGCTCTTGATGCAAGTTTATCCGTTCAATTTTTAAGTTTTTAAAAGAATATTAATCCGACTATTATTCCTTGCAATCACAAAGTAGAAGAGGCTTTAAAATCTGCCAACAATGGTGATTTCAAAGATTTTTATGTACTGCTAGAGGTTATTAAATCGCCGTATAACAACCGAAGCCTTTTGCAATCCTATACATTGCCACCAAATCCAAGTGAACGTGTCTATCAAACTTTTTGTGGCACTTAAATTAATGAGGGCGACAGCTACTGCATTGACCGTGAATTTCAAGATTCCATTTCAACGGAAGAAAAGTACCCTCATCTAAATGGCGCTGAAACAGGTGAATCATGTCATCAAGATGTACTTCTAATACTGTGCCGCAGTCATCACAAATCATGAATTGTGCGCCCTGATGGACGTGATCAGCGTGACAAATGACATAAGCATTAAGACTTTCAATGCGATGAATAAAGCTCATTTATACCCAAAAATCAATGGCTCGATAAACTGTAGGGGGCTTTGGTGAATCAAGAACCTCTGCCAATTTGTTAAGAATTTCATAAGCTCCTAAAGGCTTTTGACTTTGAGATATAATTTTCAGAACTTCTAGCCTTGGTTGTGTTAAACGCTCTTTTTTCTCTGCGCAAATCATTTGCGCTTGTTGAGTGAGATCTTGGTTGATTTTCATAATATCTCCATAAGCATTTGTTTTTCATAATGACTACAATGAGCTTACATGGCTCTGGTTTTGTTGATTAATCTTCTCCCAAAAAGAAGGATGATCGAGCCTCATTAAAAGTGATGATCCTTTCATGGCTTCATCAGGTGTACGATGTAATATACCTTTGGACCCGCCTTTAAACACAGAAATATCCCAGGGATTAAGAAACTGAATAGCTGATTGATTGATGACAATCTTTTCATTAGGTTCTCCCCTTTCAAAAGACTCTAAATCAACGGTTTCATGAGGCAACCACTCTGTTCCCGTACCAGTATAGGTTACAAGCATGCGCAAAGGGACATTATCGACGTGATAACGTTTACATCCACGTTTTGATCCTAGCCAAAATCCCACAGCAGCAGTGTCCAGAATGTTGCAAAACGCTTTTGTGATATTTCCCATATCCATAATCCAATTCTCATAGCAAGGATCAAGGCGAAGATCATTTGAAATGACCTCTAAAAGAATCTCCTTAATATCAATTTCAGCAGTTTTTTTATAGATTTTATCGAATATATTAAAAGGATACTGCATGATTTTCTCAAAAAAACATGATAATTTTTGGGTGCTTGACGTCTTATAATACCTAATTGATGCGGTGATTTTTTAAAATGAGAAAGTGCAGTAAGACTGTTCACTTCTAAAACACTTGGTATATTCAGCAATTTATTCTCTTGAGTTTTTAAGTAATCCTGTATAAAGTGTTATATTATAACACTAGATAAATCAAGCAAATGGTGATCCTTAAATGCAAGCTTTAAATAAAAAAACTCCCTGTAACTGTCTTGTCAGGGTTCTTGGGTGCAGGAAAAACAACCCTTTTAAATCATATTCTAGGCAATCGTGAAGGCCTAAAAGTCGCGGTCATTGTGAATGACATGAGCGAGGTGAATATTGATGCTGATTTAGTCGAACGTAGCGGCAGCAATCTTTCTAAAACAGAAGAAAAACTCGTTGAAATGAGCAATGGTTGTATTTGTTGCACACTACGTGAAGATCTTCTGTTGCAGGTGCGTGAATTAGCAGATGAGGGAAAATTTGATTATCTTGTTATTGAGAGCACAGGAATTTCTGAACCTTTACCCATTGCAGCTACTTTTGATTTTCGAGATGAGGATGGGCATAGTCTGTCAGATGTTGCTGTTTTAGATACCATGGTCACAATAGTGGATTCTGCCAATTTTATTCAAAACTATAGTTCAACAAAATTTTTAAAAGATACAGGGGAAAGCCTTGGCGATGAAGATGAACGAACTCTTGTGGATCTTCTTATTGAACAGGTCGAATTTGCGAACGTCGTTCTTTTGAACAAAAGTGATCTTGTGTCAGAGTCGCAAATGCATGACATAAAACCTATTGTAAGGGGTCTGAATGCTAAAGCAAAAATTATAGCGACATCAGAATCTAGAGTATCATTGAGTGAAATTATGGATACAGGCTTATTCAATTTTGAAGAAGCCCAAGATCATCCCCTATGGGCGCAAGAATTATATGATTTTAAAAATCACACTCCAGAAACAGAAGAATATGGCATCACGAGCTTTGTTTATCGGGCAAGGGAGCCTTTTGATCCCAAAAAAATACATCATTTTTTCAAAGAGGAATGACCTAGTGTTTTACGTGCAAAGGGTTTCTTTTGGATTTCAACACGACCTGATTTTGTAGGGGAAGTATCACAAGCAGGAGCCTTTGTACGCAATCAAGGTATTTGTCGTTGGTGGATTGCGACTCCTAAAAAGAATTGGCCAGATGGAAGTGATTTTAAAGCAATGATTAAAAAGCAGCTTGATGCATGCCTTATTAAAGATTACTTATCAAATCCCCTCATCCACCAAAACCTTCCAGATCCATTTCCTAAGTAGTTTAAAACGAAAAATGCAAAATAAAACCCGCTTCTTTTAAATCATCTAGATCGTGGCGCTGATCGCGATAGGAGGAGTCATTGGCTCTTTTACCAAGCCAGAGATTAGCACTTGGTATAGCACCTTACATCGTTCCACCCTGACGCCGCCAAATTATGTATTTCCAATTGCTTGGACTATTTTATACGGCATTATTGGCGCTTGTGACTAGCTAATTTGGCGTGCGTCTTCATTTCCTAAGTTAAGGGTGATCAAAACCTTATACGTGACCCAGCTCATTTTAAACTGGAGCAGGGCGCCTTTGTTTTTCCACCATCACTTCACGGGACTTTCCCTCATCGTTTTGGTCGCCATGGATATTCTGGTCTGTGGCTTATTTGCCTAGCTTACCGAAAAATCAAAGTAGTTTCGCTACAGATGATTCCTTATCTGTCATGGATTCTATTTACAGCTTACTTAAACTTTTACATATGGTGGTGTAATTAGGTAATGCATAACTTGAGCATGTATTTCGATCATCAATTTTTAGCTTGATGAATTATACATTCTAAGTATAATATCCTTAGAATTTTTATTCACCGGGGGTGCTTTAGGGGCGAAATAAATTTGCTTCGAAGGCTGAGAAATACCCTAAAACCTGCTCTGGTTAATGCCTGCGGAGGGAGTGTGAAGCATCTGAATTCCCACGTTTGGCTTTCATTCTGGGCTCTTAAGTGCTTTTATATCTTCCTTTGTAGAAAAATATAAGGAAGATTATGAAAGAAAATTTTTGGCAACTTACATTAGTCACAAATAAAGGTAATATCCCTACAGCTCCTTATCTCGAGTGTATTGAAGTGTGCCTCAAAGCTGGTATCACATGCGTACAGCTTAGAGAAAAATCCTTGCCAGGAGAAGATTTGTTGGATTTTGGCAGCTCATTAAAACGTCTTCTGGATTTATATAACGTTCCTTTAATCGTCAATGATAATGTTGATCTTTGCATAAAACTTAGCGCTTTCGGAGTTCACTTAGGTCAATCAGATACGACAATTGAAAAAGCAAGATCCATCTTGGGGGCAGATAAAATCATTGGCTTAAGCGTAAATACAATAGAACAAATTCAAAACTCACGAACTCTGCCTATAGATTATATAGGAGTAGGCGCCATTTTCCCAACTAATAACAAACCTGATGTTGAAACTATATGGGGCTTAAGTGGACTGCGTCAAGCTTCTCTCATTCCATCTCACCCTATTATAGCAATAGGAGGAATAGATGAAAGTAATACCTTTTCTGTTATAAATTCTGGTGCGAACGGAATAGCAGCCATAGGCGCATTTCATCAAGCAGCAGATCCTTTTTTAACAACAAAGAATTTAATAAAAATCATCAATGAGGCAAATAATGATAGATAAAATGGAAAAAGCTTTAGCTAAGGTTAGGAGTAAAAACCCCCTTATACTATGCCTTACAAACTTTGTCACAGTAGAATTTGTTGCAAATAGTTTACTCAGCATTAGCGCTGCACCAATTATGAGTACGTGCGAAGATGAAATTGAAGAACTAGTCAAAATGGCATCGGCCCTCTATATCAACATAGGAACGCTTGATCATGATTTTATTGCGCTAGCTAAAAAAGCGATAGAGATCGCCAAAGAACACAATAAACCTCTTATCTTTGATCCTGTGGGCAGCAGTGCCACGATCATAAGAACTGAGACCTCAAAATTTATTCTGCCTTTTTCAAATTTCATCAGAGGTAATAGTAGCGAAATCATATCACTCGCAGGTAATACGCACACAACCTATGGAGTTGAAGCCAATAATACGACAGATGAAGCTGTATCCATTGCAAAACGCTTAAGCCTACAGAATAACGCGGTTGTGATAGTTAGCGGATCGGTGGATTTTATCACAGATGGAAATAAATCAATTGAGGTGCCATTTGGTTCGCCTCTTATGCAAATGGTTACAGGTATGGGCTGCAGCCTGACAGCAGTAATCGCAGCATTTGTCTCCGTTGTGGAAGATCCTTTTGAATCTGCTGTCATAGCCGCACATTACTTTGCTATTTGCGGAGAAATAGCATCAAAAAAGCAGCAATCAATTGGAACATTCAAGGTAGCGTTTCTGGATCAATTACATGACCCAGATTTTGCATTAATGAGAGATTTGTATGATTCAAGAAGATAAAATAATTAAAGCTTTGCAGGCCGCTAGCGCCGATGGGTTTATCGGTGACGATGCTGCTGTCCTACCTAATCTAAATGGGAGCAATAGGTATGTGATTAGTAAAGATTTGCTCATAGAAGATGTGCATTTTCGCACTTCTTACTTTTCCCCAGAAG encodes:
- a CDS encoding transcriptional regulator np20, which translates into the protein MKINQDLTQQAQMICAEKKERLTQPRLEVLKIISQSQKPLGAYEILNKLAEVLDSPKPPTVYRAIDFWV
- a CDS encoding DUF1826 domain-containing protein, with protein sequence MQYPFNIFDKIYKKTAEIDIKEILLEVISNDLRLDPCYENWIMDMGNITKAFCNILDTAAVGFWLGSKRGCKRYHVDNVPLRMLVTYTGTGTEWLPHETVDLESFERGEPNEKIVINQSAIQFLNPWDISVFKGGSKGILHRTPDEAMKGSSLLMRLDHPSFWEKINQQNQSHVSSL
- the thiE gene encoding thiamine phosphate synthase, giving the protein MKENFWQLTLVTNKGNIPTAPYLECIEVCLKAGITCVQLREKSLPGEDLLDFGSSLKRLLDLYNVPLIVNDNVDLCIKLSAFGVHLGQSDTTIEKARSILGADKIIGLSVNTIEQIQNSRTLPIDYIGVGAIFPTNNKPDVETIWGLSGLRQASLIPSHPIIAIGGIDESNTFSVINSGANGIAAIGAFHQAADPFLTTKNLIKIINEANNDR
- the thiM gene encoding hydroxyethylthiazole kinase, yielding MIDKMEKALAKVRSKNPLILCLTNFVTVEFVANSLLSISAAPIMSTCEDEIEELVKMASALYINIGTLDHDFIALAKKAIEIAKEHNKPLIFDPVGSSATIIRTETSKFILPFSNFIRGNSSEIISLAGNTHTTYGVEANNTTDEAVSIAKRLSLQNNAVVIVSGSVDFITDGNKSIEVPFGSPLMQMVTGMGCSLTAVIAAFVSVVEDPFESAVIAAHYFAICGEIASKKQQSIGTFKVAFLDQLHDPDFALMRDLYDSRR